The window AACTTTTATATTCACAGAGTATCATTGACCCCTACTTTGTCATTCAAATATTGTTTACAGGTTTGCTCTGGTAGAAGTCTAGgacttttgccactgatttcaatgggaggagGTTCACCTGTCCACATTAAATTACTTTAAATTATTTAATATCTTTTCATAAGCATCGGGGTTGTTGGCACTAATTTTAAACTTTCCTGTGGTAGACCTTAAACCATCTTGCATTCTCTTCTTGATCTTGGTTATCTGTGCTCAAGGCCTCTCCCATCAACTAACTCCCTTTTAACTGCTCAGCAACTGCACTTTCTTTCTGTGGCTGAATTTATAGTCccatctaaggccttggctacacttaccggcaagttcgacggctggaaatcgaacttctgggttcgacttatcgcgtctagtctggacgcgataagtcgaacccggaagtgctcgccgtcgactgcggtactccagctcgccgagaggagtaccgcggagtcgacgggggagcctgcctgccgagtgtggaccaaggtaagtttcaactaattcgaaataaggtacttcgaacttcagctacgttattcacgtagctgaagttgcgtaccttagttcgaattagggggggtagtgtagaccaagcctaagaaagAGGCAAGTAGGTGCTGCTGTGTGTATTCTTTTAAATTTACCATCAGGCCCCTTCAGGGAGACCCTAGGGGCTGGGCCCACAGCTTTCTGTACTAGAACAaaatcccccaggcacagcctaGTGTCCTGGAACAGGATTGAACTACCCCCAGCATTATCGGAGCTCAAGGCACTCCGTGCCCTTGGGAAGGGGCTATGCTGCAGTCGAGCTAGATACTGTTTGGTTCACTTGTTTTAGAGGCAATAGGTCCCTACAACAGTCTGCTCTCAGGGCACTGCTGGGCTTGTGCAATCTCCCAGAATGCTCTGCAGTTGGCAGCTGAGGTACTGCCTACTGGTGATTGTACCTCTGGGGACTTACAGCTGCCCTGACTTAGGGTGATTACAGGCTGAGCCTGAATGTGgtccagccctgctcagggggAGGCTTGAACTAGTTCCCTTACAAACAGTTCAGGGGcctagtgtggacaaggccttcCTGCACTCTCCTGGGGCCTCCACTCCCTCAGGGCCTGGGCCTATGGCCAGAGGGGATCTCTCAGAGCAGGGCCCTGCTCCCTTGGGGTCATCCTGCTGCAGGCCCTTCTCCCTGGAGCTGAGGAAAACTTCAGCCCTGACACAActctctctcctgcaggcagATGGCTGAGCCCGGGTTTGCAGCTGGTGAGTTTGGGTGGGGTCGGGGGGACACTAGCTTTGCTTACGCCCCCTCAGCCTGGTCCCTGAGCGGGGGGTGCAGGTGCCACCGGCaacctcttgacctgctgctgtATTTGGGTTTTTTCGTAATGAAAGCAAGGGCGTGACCTGGCCCTGACCCTAAACCAGCGCCAGGAGCTCTGGCAGGCGGGGGGCGCCCCGGGCAGGACACAAGTGCAGGCAGGGAGCCGGGCGCAGACAGGAGCCTGAGCGGGGCAGCGCAGGACACCGCGTGCCCAGGCTGGGACCCAGCAGCGACCCGCGCAGCCGGGACCCCCCGttccctcctccagctccgtGCGCCCCCGGCGAGGGGCGCGGAGAGCGGGTGCCATGGACGGCGCAGCGTCCGGGGCGCTGGGTCCCCAGCCGGAGCCGCCGCTGGGAGCCGGGCAGGGCGCGGGGGAGGCTGCCCCGGAGCCCGCCGCCCCCCAGAAGCCCCCTTACTCGTACGTGGCGCTGATCGCCATGGCCATCCGGGAGAGCCCGGAGCAGCGGCTGCCGCTGAGCGGCATCTACCGGTACATCGTGGGGCGCTTCCCCTACTACCGGCTGGGCCAGAAGGGCTGGCAGAACAGCATCCGCCACAACCTCAGCCTCAACGCCTGCTTCCTCAAGGTGCCCCGGGAGCGGGGCGCCGAGCGCAAGGGCAGCTACTGGACCCTGGACCCGGCCTTCCACGACATGTTCCAGCAGGGCAACTACCGGCGCCGGCGGCGGGTCAAGAGACCCCAGCGGGCCCCTCTgggggggcccggcccggcccccgcctgCCTCACCTGCCAGGAGCTGCCCTACCACCTGCCCCACCAGAGTCCCCCGGCCGCCTACCTGGTGGGCAGCGCCTGGGCGTCCCCGGGGCAAGCCCCGCCGAGCTGCCCCCCGTGCACGGTGCCCCTGAGCGGCTACGGCCCCTACCCGCGGCTGCTGCTGCCCGGAGGGGTGGCGCATCAGCAGCTGAGCCCTGCGACGGGGGGGGCCGGCTGTCCTTACCAGCAGCCCCCGGAGCTGCCCTTCATGCGTTactggggggagcaggagagacCCTACGGCGCCTTGCCCGCCGGCATAGACCTTTGATTCCTTGGCCGTCGGACAGGAGCGGGCAGtgggtctccccttccccctgcttctACTCTGAGCGTtgcggggagcccaggctgcGTTTGGATTGATAACGGGGACCCCTCCCTTGTCAAGGCAATAACGGAAGGGGTGTCACAGGCAGGCGAGATTTGATGCGCGCTGCCGCTAAAGATAAATCGTTGAAAGGTTTTGGGGGAGCCTCGCTGGAGGAAGGGGGTGTAAATTCGGTTGAAAGGGGAACAACGCTTTTGAAAAGAGGCGCCACAGCGGAATGGACTTTGGGAGTGAGCCTGTACTTCCCTTGCTTTGAAAAGGGGAGGAACTGGGACAGTACCCCATTAAGATTTGTGTTTACATTGATAAACTTCGAAGTTCAAATTAATACAGTGAGGTGTGAGTTTCACCCTGCAGCTCTAACTCTCCAAATTGATTCTTCTCCGGGCAGAGGATCCTAGAGGATATTATTTGTTCTGCAAAACTAGACCCTAATATTTTAGAAATTCCCTGTCTGCAAAGTATTTGAAATAACTAATTTGGGGTCAAAACTTTCTTGTTCCAAGGAAACAATGACGCGTTTCAGACATTGTTCCCTGTTAGTTATATAGTTATTGTAGAAGGTGTAATGTGTTGTTTGAGTCAGAATAGTGTTAACATTTTCAGAGACGTTTATTTGTGAAAGCCGCTTTAAAATATGCAGTTACTGAAGAAGCATCAAGGACAATAGATTTGAAAACGGTTGGTTGATTGGTACATCTGTTAGGAATTAAAAACCCGTCTATATTCTTTTGGATTATTGAAGTGATTTAAAGTTTGCTGCCTTGTTCATTCTTTCCGGTGGCTCATGAGAAACGTGAATTCTCCACTGCATAACCGTTGTTTCTTTTATTGTGTTAAATTCAGTGGTACTAGTGAAACTGGAAATGCCTGACCTTGGGCTGTTAACTGAAAGCAAAAGAAGTTGATCAACTGACATTCCATTTTTAAGTCAAGTCTGAGAAATTGTTTTGGGAACTGAAAGTAATGTGccatcattttaaaaagtgaaatgtaGTTACTTTCTGGAAAATACTTTTTGCAAATGTCCTTCAAAACTTGAttactgaacttttttttttttaagcactatGTAAAggaataccttttttttttttttttttttttttttttaaagatgttaaaTACCAAAGACTTTTGGGATAGATATGATCcttatgtttttatatttaagGATAAACTATTTGGGTTGACGTGAAGTCAGAAGGCATTTTATATACTGTTCCTTGTTAGTATAGTTATTGTGAACATGTTTATATAATGGCAATGCAGCAGTGCTTTTGTCATTTACATTTCAGGGGTGGCTTCAGCTCTTTTCCTGCCAAAAAAAGATTCTAAACGCAAATAGTATTTCTAATCGAAATCGCAGGTTGGTTTGTTATAGAAACGAATGGTTGAGATACTATCAGTGTGCATAGCAGCATTTTCTGGtctgttacattttgagacttgtttaaataaatattggTTACTTTATAAAACATATGGCTTTCTTTAAACTAGTTTTTTACTGTGTTGACTTCCCTCCCGCCTTGATTTAAAAGAATGTGTGACCCAAACTAGACCAGAGTTCTAATATTTAATCTTTAAAGTAGTTTTGAACTTGTTCTTCTTCAAAATAACTTCCATAATACAACACAAACAAAATTTTAGCAACCTTAGTAGATGTTAGTTATGGGACTATCCTTTGGTGAAGCAAGTGTGTATATAAGAAATATCCATTTGTTGCAGATTTTCAGAGAAATAAGTAATTTTCCACTGTTGCTTTAATGTGAATCCTAATATATTGTTCAACAAACCACCTGTTGATTATAGTTGAACTTCGGGTATTAAATGCAGAAAAAAAGCTACACAGAGAAATAATTCTGGAATTTTACAGTTGATAAGTTCCATGGAAAAGAGGTTTTTCCCTCACTGAAGTTAATCCACTTTTATGAGATGCGGTAGCTAGGTTGGTAGAAGAATCCTTCTATTGACCTAGCTGCATTTACACGTCGGGGGGCTAGGTCGACCTAACTACGGTGCTCAGgatgcaaaatttttcacagccctgagcagctTAGGTAGGTCAATCCAATTTTGAAGTATAGACCAGGCTTTAGACTCCCCTAGAAGTtaatgagagacaaagacagacTACAGAAGAGGCAGCGGAAGGAGTAAAATAAACTGTAGAGACCTGGGATAAATTCAATGTGTTACTGGAGCCTCTGCTAAGATGGAATTTTTTTCCACAGTCACtgttaagggtgtgtgtgtgtgtgtgtgtgtgtgtgtgtgtgtgtgtgtgtgtgtaacttaaaaaggaaattttgtttttttcctctctcataaCTCAATCTTTGAATGGGCTTTCCTCAGATTTATATATATTCTCTCGCTGTGTATGAAATACATATgaattataaaatatat of the Chrysemys picta bellii isolate R12L10 chromosome 21, ASM1138683v2, whole genome shotgun sequence genome contains:
- the LOC101951144 gene encoding forkhead box protein L2-like, yielding MDGAASGALGPQPEPPLGAGQGAGEAAPEPAAPQKPPYSYVALIAMAIRESPEQRLPLSGIYRYIVGRFPYYRLGQKGWQNSIRHNLSLNACFLKVPRERGAERKGSYWTLDPAFHDMFQQGNYRRRRRVKRPQRAPLGGPGPAPACLTCQELPYHLPHQSPPAAYLVGSAWASPGQAPPSCPPCTVPLSGYGPYPRLLLPGGVAHQQLSPATGGAGCPYQQPPELPFMRYWGEQERPYGALPAGIDL